The following proteins are co-located in the Colius striatus isolate bColStr4 chromosome 6, bColStr4.1.hap1, whole genome shotgun sequence genome:
- the SYNJ2BP gene encoding synaptojanin-2-binding protein isoform X1: MNGSVGSGCGGLSEEVIRLTRRPSGLGFNIVGGTDQQYISNDSSIYVSRIKKDGAAYLDGRLREGDKIVAVNGRGLKDLLHKDAVEMFRNAGSDVSLTVQRRLQPQNGPVGHRGDGESGGLPLAAILVPGLALAAAAVWISLSVQLSPSSFASSSALRHL, encoded by the exons ATGAACGGCAGCGTGGGGAGCGGCTGCGGCGGCCTGTCCGAGGAGGTCATCAGGCTCACCCGCAGACCCTCAG GGCTGGGCTTCAACATTGTTGGTGGGACAGATCAGCAGTACATTTCCAATGACAGCAGCATCTATGTCAGCCGGATCAAAAAGGATGGGGCAGCTTACCTTGATGGCCGCTTACGAGAAGGAGATAAAATTGTAGCG GTCAATGGCAGAGGCTTGAAGGATTTGCTGCACAAGGATGCTGTGGAAATGTTCAGGAATGCAGGCTCTGACGTGTCTCTGACAGTGCAGCGCAGG tTGCAGCCACAAAATGGCCCTGTGGGTCACAGAGGCGATGGAGAATCAGGTGGGCTTCCTCTAGCAGCCATTCTTGTGCCGGGCCTGGCtcttgctgcagcagctgtcTGGATCTCGCTGAG TGTACAGCTTTCCCCTTCATCATTTGCTTCCTCGAGTGCCCTGAGACATCTGTAA
- the SYNJ2BP gene encoding synaptojanin-2-binding protein isoform X2, translated as MNGSVGSGCGGLSEEVIRLTRRPSGLGFNIVGGTDQQYISNDSSIYVSRIKKDGAAYLDGRLREGDKIVAVNGRGLKDLLHKDAVEMFRNAGSDVSLTVQRRLQPQNGPVGHRGDGESGGLPLAAILVPGLALAAAAVWISLRYRQRM; from the exons ATGAACGGCAGCGTGGGGAGCGGCTGCGGCGGCCTGTCCGAGGAGGTCATCAGGCTCACCCGCAGACCCTCAG GGCTGGGCTTCAACATTGTTGGTGGGACAGATCAGCAGTACATTTCCAATGACAGCAGCATCTATGTCAGCCGGATCAAAAAGGATGGGGCAGCTTACCTTGATGGCCGCTTACGAGAAGGAGATAAAATTGTAGCG GTCAATGGCAGAGGCTTGAAGGATTTGCTGCACAAGGATGCTGTGGAAATGTTCAGGAATGCAGGCTCTGACGTGTCTCTGACAGTGCAGCGCAGG tTGCAGCCACAAAATGGCCCTGTGGGTCACAGAGGCGATGGAGAATCAGGTGGGCTTCCTCTAGCAGCCATTCTTGTGCCGGGCCTGGCtcttgctgcagcagctgtcTGGATCTCGCTGAGGTATCGGCAGCGGATGTGA
- the LOC104563661 gene encoding disintegrin and metalloproteinase domain-containing protein 20-like, which produces MGALLGLLVLLGLLQGPATPRPVSGELRVTAMWVTVPRQLSPRADTGPAAVSYWLELEGRPRVLRLRPRRGLVSHPFTLVTYGKDGARREEHPVVQGDCFYQGEVQGSPGSLVALSTCGSGLHGMLWVENGTYEIEPVTGDLAFRHNLYRLEEAGYPTCGLTPELLQHQRALLPRFRAAGVEEEEEMLKEWWTHTRYVKIVVVVDHVRFVKSGRNESEVLRQVLEIINVADSVYEQLSVQLFLVGLEIWTKSNLISISNSVTKVLDAFNSWRRTQLSPRMPHDIAHLFALQSFGTSLGLAYIGSVCMNQWSSAVISFGERKLSLLVTTFVHELGHNLGMRHDQQGCKCRQNKCIMHETIVDSDAFSDCSYKAYFDLLGRGADCIRQPPAPGTFYTLKRERCGNNVVESSEQCDCGSESNCRGDPCCHPNCTLTAGSVCASGRCCKSCQVLGAGTLCRASTGECDLPEYCNGTSPECPPDVYLQDGAPCKDGAYCYQGKCASHEKQCRQLFGQRARAAPLDCFKAVNTQGDRFGNCGIQNNIHFIKCSTENVLCGRIQCENIKQLPSLQNHVTLIQTPVGNTKCWGLDYHVGMARADVGAVEDGTPCGRGMLCINRTCSSVALLNYDCHVPKCHGRGVCNSRRNCHCSYGWAPPFCEREGFGGSIDSGPPPARKTLQGAKVGAILFSLLFLCILGVTLTIHYKQKIVEWFSSLKAQFQRKEEQVSQLPETPAVPKGEDLLVSQNPPQSTSAEDQQTAALASSLSRAS; this is translated from the coding sequence ATgggggcactgctggggctgctggtgctgctggggctgctgcagggccccgCCACCCCAAGGCCCGTGTCCGGGGAGCTGCGTGTCACGGCCATGTGGGTGACGGTGCCgcggcagctcagccccagagccGACACTGGCCCTGCGGCCGTCTCCTACTGGCTGGAGCTGGAGGGGCGGCCACGGGTGCTGCGCCTGCGGCCCAGACGGGGCCTGGTCTCCCACCCCTTCACCCTGGTCACCTACGGCAAGGACGGGGCCCGCCGGGAGGAGCACCCCGTGGTGCAGGGCGACTGCTTCTACCAGGGCGAAGTGCAGGGGAGCCCCGGCTCCCTAgtggccctcagcacctgcgGCAGCGGCCTTCACGGCATGCTCTGGGTGGAGAACGGCACCTACGAGATCGAGCCGGTCACCGGTGATCTGGCCTTCCGGCACAACCTCTACCGCCTGGAGGAGGCCGGCTACCCCACCTGCGGGCTGACCccggagctgctgcagcaccaaaGGGCTTTGTTGCCTCGGTTCAGGGCCGCgggggtggaggaggaggaggagatgctgaAGGAGTGGTGGACGCACACCAGGTATGTGAAGATAGTGGTGGTCGTGGACCACGTGCGGTTTGTGAAGTCGGGCAGGAATGAATCTGAAGTCTTGAGGCAAGTCCTAGAAATCATCAACGTTGCGGACTCTGTGTACGAACAGCTTTCTGTGCAGCTGTTTCTCGTGGGATTGGAGATCTGGACCAAAAGCAACCTTATAAGCATTAGTAACTCTGTCACTAAGGTTCTTGATGCGTTTAACAGTTGGCGGAGGACACAGCTGTCTCCACGGATGCCCCACGACATCGCTCACTTGTTTGCACTTCAGAGCTTTGGAACTAGCCTGGGACTGGCATACATAGGGTCTGTGTGTATGAACCAGTGGTCATCAGCAGTTATCTCCTTCGGCGAGAGGAAGTTGTCCTTGCTCGTTACCACATTTGTCCACGAGCTGGGCCATAATCTTGGGATGCGCCACGACCAACAGGGCTGTAAGTGCagacaaaataaatgcattatGCATGAAACCATTGTTGATAGTGATGCCTTCAGTGACTGCAGCTACAAAGCCTACTTTGACCTGCTTGGGCGTGGTGCTGACTGCATTCGTCAGCCACCAGCACCTGGCACCTTCTACACCTTGAAGCGTGAACGCTGTGGGAATAACGTAGTAGAGAGTAGCGAGCAGTGTGACTGTGGTTCAGAATCAAACTGCAGGGGGGATCCTTGCTGTCACCCGAACTGTACGCTTACTGCTGGCTCAGTGTGTGCTTCTGGAAGGTGCTGCAAGAGCTGTCAGGTGCTTGGAGCAGGGACGCTCTGCAGAGCAAGTACTGGTGAGTGTGACCTGCCGGAGTACTGCAATGGGACTTCCCCTGAGTGCCCCCCAGACGTGTACTTACAAGATGGAGCCCCTTGCAAAGATGGTGCTTATTGCTATCAAGGGAAATGTGCCTCCCACGAGAAACAGTGCCGGCAACTCTTTGGCCAACGAGCCAGAGCCGCTCCTTTAGATTGCTTCAAAGCAGTGAATACTCAAGGTGACCGGTTTGGGAACTGTGGTATTCAGAACAACATCCATTTTATCAAATGCAGTACTGAGAATGTCTTGTGTGGTAGGATCCAGTGTGAAAACATAAAGCAGTTGCCTTCCCTGCAGAACCATGTCACGCTAATCCAAACCCCTGTTGGGAATACGAAGTGTTGGGGTCTCGACTATCACGTCGGGATGGCAAGGGCTGACGTGGGAGCTGTGGAGGACGGCACACCCTGCGGGAGGGGTATGCTCTGTATCAACAGGACGTGCAGCAGCGTGGCGCTGCTCAACTACGACTGCCACGTGCCCAAGTGTCACGGCAGAGGAGTGTGTAACAGCCGCAGGAACTGCCACTGCAGCTACGGATGGGCTCCTCCGTTCTGCGAACGGGAAGGGTTTGGAGGGAGCATTGACAGCGGCCCCCCTCCAGCCAGGAAGACTCTTCAGGGAGCAAAAGTAGGAGCAATACTATTtagtcttctttttctctgtatcCTTGGGGTAACCCTTACCATCCATTATAAACAGAAGATAGTGGAATGGTTTAGCAGTTTAAAAGCTCAATTCcagagaaaagaagagcaggTGTCTCAACTACCAGAAACCCCAGCAGTTCCTAAAGGGGAAGACCTGCTGGTGAGTCAGAATCCACCACAAAGCACTTCAGCTGAAGACCAACAAACAGCGGCTTTGGCATCTTCCCTGAGCAGAGCCAGCTGA
- the MED6 gene encoding mediator of RNA polymerase II transcription subunit 6 has translation MAAVDIRDNLLGISWVDSSWIPILNNGSVLDYFSERSNPFYDRTCNNEVVKMQRMTLDHLNQMVGVEYILLHAQEPILFIIRKQQRQSPTQVIPLADYYIIAGVIYQAPDLGSVINSRVLTAVHGIQSAFEEAMSYCRYHPSKGYWWHFKDQEEREKAKPKAKKKEEPSSIFQRQRVDALLLDLRQKFPPKYVQQKPGEKPVPVDQIKKEPEPAPEGVKPEEKETVKNVQQSAGTKGPPEKRMRLQ, from the exons ATGGCGGCTGTGGACATCAGAG ATAATCTCTTGGGAATTTCCTGGGTTGACAGCTCCTGGATTCCAATCTTAAACAATGGGAGTGTGTTGGACTACTTCTCGGAGCGGAGCAACCCGTTCTATGACCGAACGTGTAACAATGAAGTCGTCAAAATGCAGCGAATGACCTTGGACCATTTGAA CCAGATGGTTGGAGTGGAGTACATCCTTCTTCACGCTCAAGAGCCTATTCTCTTCATTATCCGAAAGCAGCAAAGGCAATCTCCAACACAAG tTATTCCACTGGCTGACTACTATATTATTGCTGGAGTGATTTATCAGGCACCTGACTTAGGGTCTGTCATCAACTCCAGAGTT CTCACTGCAGTGCATGGAATTCAGTCTGCTTTTGAAGAAGCGATGTCTTACTGTCGCTATCACCCATCCAAGGGCTACTGGTGGCATTTCAAAGATCAAGAAGAACGAG AGAAAGCGAAACCAAAAGCCAAGAAGAAGGAAGAGCCAAGTTCTATTTTCCAAAGGCAACGGGTAGATGCATTGCTTTTAGACCTAAGGCAAAAGTTTCCACCCAAATATGTTCAG CAAAAGCCTGGAGAGAAGCCTGTCCCAG TGGATCAAATCAAGAAGGAACCAGAACCAGCCCCTGAAGGTGTCAagccagaggaaaaagagactGTAAAGAACGTTCAGCAGAGTGCTGGCACTAAAGGACCGCCTGAAAAACGGATGAGGCTCCAGTGA